In Oenanthe melanoleuca isolate GR-GAL-2019-014 chromosome 19, OMel1.0, whole genome shotgun sequence, a genomic segment contains:
- the GEMIN4 gene encoding gem-associated protein 4: MEPAERGPAMAPGCPAGPWAVGEETAILHGGFLLAARLLQPRPLRELRKADWPRAGVPITDALREIGERCPSPLGLWKKEAVAIVWAKILLPAPPAASLEWGWRDDGFFSVGAMIPDVNHTALFELVKALAVPRLLVQLLLALPPAVCREQLEKLVEYISSETSPSDISFFLDVWWEVMKHREGQEDATVCAFSALIHQHGAEPSLEDGLQPPKRFKGDPGNPPGLPVVLLEGLKQIRGSIAQPRLRCYALANLAELLSLCAGLGPGHSPLPITQHLAKLSALVSLWSSDTHSQFHPCELGEKVREAERSTSLPSLPKPSREELFGGLELLCSLLQAWGEELQDTLRGSEELCFESYRLLDTLSSLGKNLDFLLETGDLGEGETQVLLELTQLTKAFLRDTSAVLKDLDTSLVPSVAMAIIAHRLDRHVDMCSVFASEKTWAFSKDWVECLVTNKALFQNPELVLKLLETLVDFAMSHHDEEAQELQMQVTKAIVECYTELSLSDKNKVISGVLASWGGQGLSQNVQVVREGFQEDLNVTFNQITKSVSDEGLSRAVASMARLTLLSPEATVKQVCHLAVVNLGAHQFLAQILCSFPALSFLESHEDAGRAHSLVLRCLEEAVWGKLSTAREEEQFLQFLSFLMQPGSATPLVSPAEVTKAFVLPYLKSDSPQIELSLQILSKVLGIPSCSEEHWIKSCHPFPLLLSLCKLLDGYTKYWHQPREQPFPSLETKDLVLSILCQLCELVGPEAVPSSELWVQSLAWLHRKVASLDWTVGLRLKKLYGDHFKNEVPATLFEICRLPEAEWAWQSWPAYGPGSGLLAWMECCCVSPALRDTMLALLTLNVDDPQEVNLFSKGFLVAFIQVLPWCSQAEWKRLVPVVEQLLQRQVLHVPYTLEYVQHMPLLNLRPFACHLQLSVLFLRAFQLLCSSSCSTWLPPEAWLHVVQLYCSSLTDLLASIKATAGASSQPCVQEVSFICIQVFCHLLHVAAMLPAGGCEEPLLVVALEVLSQYEVSSRADTSPCAALRRANEGHFLESITDNVGHEELRSTLLQKLSKLGARSEH; encoded by the coding sequence ATGGAGCCGGCGGAGCGCGGGCCCGCGATGGCGCCGGGCTGTCCCGCGGGGCCCTGGGCCGTGGGCGAGGAGACGGCGATCCTGCACGGCGGCTTCCTGCTGGCCGCCCGGCTGCTGCAGCCGCGGCCGCTGCGGGAGCTGCGCAAGGCGGACTGGCCCCGCGCCGGGGTGCCCATCACCGACGCGCTGCGCGAGATCGGCGAGCGCTGCCCCTCGCCGCTGGGGCTCTGGAAGAAGGAGGCCGTGGCCATCGTCTGGGCGAAAATCCTGCTGCCGGCTCCTCCGGCCGCGTCGCTggagtggggctggagggaTGATGGGTTCTTCTCGGTGGGAGCGATGATCCCCGATGTGAACCACACCGCTCTCTTCGAGCTGGTGAAGGCGCTGGCCGTGCCCCGGCTcttggtgcagctgctgctggcgctgcctccagctgtgtgccgggagcagctggagaagctggTGGAGTACATCTCCAGCGAGACATCCCCGTCGGACATCAGCTTCTTCTTGGACGTGTGGTGGGAGGTGATGAAACACcgggagggacaggaggatgCGACGGTGTGTGCGTTCAGCgctctcatccaccagcacggggctgagccctccctggaggatgggctgcagccccccaaGAGGTTCAAGGGTGACCCCGGGAACCCCCCGGGGCTGCccgtggtgctgctggaggggttAAAGCAGATCCGAGGCAGCATCGCCCAGCCCCGCCTGAGGTGCTACGCCCTGGCCaacctggctgagctgctgagcctgtgtgctgggctggggccggggcACAGCCCCCTGCCCATCACCCAGCACCTGGCCAAGCTCAGCGCCCTGGTCAGCCTGTGGAGCAGTGACACTCACAGCCAGTTCCACccctgtgagctgggggagaaggtgagggaggcagagaGAAGCACGAGCCTCCCGTCCCTGCCCAAACCCTCTCGTGAGGAGCTCTTTGGTGgcttggagctgctctgcagcttgtTGCAGgcctggggagaggagctgcaggacactCTGAGGGGATCTGAGGAGCTCTGCTTCGAGAGCTACCGGCTCCTGGACACTCTGAGCAGCCTTGGGAAGAACCTGGATTTCCTCCTGGAGACTGGAGACCTGGGGGAGGGCGAGACTCAGGTGCTGTTAGAGCTGACCCAGCTCACCAAGGCCTTTCTCAGGGACACCAGTGCTGTCCTGAAGGATTTGGACACCAGCCTTGTGCCTTCAGTTGCCATGGCAATCATTGCACACAGGCTGGACCGCCATGTGGACATGTGCTCTGTTTTTGCATCTGAAAAGACCTGGGCTTTTTCAAAGGACTGGGTCGAGTGCCTGGTGACAAACAAAGCTCTGTTCCAGAACCCTGAGCTAGTTTTGAAACTGCTGGAGACGCTGGTGGACTTTGCCATGTCCCACCATGACGAGGAGGCCCAAGAGCTGCAGATGCAAGTGACCAAAGCCATTGTGGAGTGTTACACTGAGCTTTCACTAAGTGACAAAAACAAAGTGATCTCAGGTGTCCTGGCATCCTGGGGTGGCCAAGGTCTGTCCCAGAACGTGCAGGTTGTCAGGGAGGGGTTCCAGGAGGACCTGAATGTGACTTTCAACCAGATCACCAAGAGTGTGTCTGATGAAggcctgagcagggctgtggcttcCATGGCCAGGCTGACTCTGCTGTCCCCCGAGGCCACAGTGAAGCAGGTTTGTCATCTTGCTGTGGTCAACCTTGGAGCACACCAGTTCCTTGCCCAAATCctgtgctccttcccagcactgagctTCCTGGAGAGCCACGAGGATGCAGGCAGGGCACACAGCCTGGTGCTGAGGTGTCTGGAGGAGGCAGTGTGGGGGAAGCTTTCCACGGCGAGGGAAGAGGAGCAATTCCTTCAgttcctttccttcctcatgcagccaggctcagccacCCCGCTTGTGTCACCTGCAGAAGTGACCAAAGCCTTTGTCCTTCCCTATTTGAAGTCAGACTCTCCTCAGATTGAGCTGAGCCTGCAGATCCTCAGTAAGGTTTTGGGAATACCATCCTGTTCAGAAGAGCACTGGATCAAATCCTGCCACCCATTCCCACTTCTCCTCAGCCTCTGCAAACTTCTGGATGGTTACACCAAGTACTGGCATCAGCCTAGGGagcagcccttcccttccctggagaCCAAGGACCTGGTTCTGAgcatcctgtgccagctgtgcgAGCTGGTGGGACCAGAGGCCGTGCCCTCCTCGGAGCTGTGGGTGCAGTCTCTGGCCTGGCTCCACAGGAAGGTGGCATCGCTGGACTGGACCGTGGGGCTCCGTCTGAAGAAGCTTTACGGGGATCACTTCAAGAACGAGGTCCCAGCGACGCTGTTTGAGATCTGCAGGCTGCCCGAGGCCGAGTGGGCGTGGCAGAGCTGGCCAGCCTACGGGCCGGGCAGCGGGCTGCTGGCCTGGATGGAGTGCTGCTGCGTGTCCCCTGCGCTCAGGGACACCATGCTGGCGCTGCTCACCCTCAACGTGGACGACCCCCAGGAGGTGAATCTCTTCAGCAAAGGCTTCCTGGTGGCCTTCATCCAGGTGCTGCCTTGGTGCAGCCAGGCTGAGTGGAAGAGGCTGGTGCCCgtggtggagcagctgctgcagaggcaggtgCTGCACGTGCCCTACACGCTGGAGTACGTGCAGCACATGCCCCTGCTCAACCTGCGCCCCTTCGCCTGCCACCTCCAGCTCTCCGTGCTCTTCCTCAGGgccttccagctcctctgcagctccagctgctccacctGGCTGCCCCCTGAGGCCTGGCTGCATGTGGTGCAGCTGTACTGCTCCAGCCTGACCGACCTGCTGGCCTCCATCAAAGCCACGGCCGGagcctcatcccagccctgcgTGCAGGAGGTGTCCTTCATCTGCATCCAGGTGTTCTGCCACCTGCTGCACGTGGCTGCCATGCTGccagctgggggctgtgaggagcCGCTGCTGGTGGTGGCCCTGGAGGTGCTGTCACAGTATGAGGTGTCCAGCAGGGCTGACACGTCCCCGTGTGCTGCTCTGCGCAGAGCCAACGAGGGACACTTCCTGGAGTCCATCACAGACAACGTGGGGCACGAGGAGCTGCGCAGCACCCTCCTGCAGAAGCTCAGCAAGCTGGGAGCACGCTCAGAGCACTGA
- the GLOD4 gene encoding glyoxalase domain-containing protein 4, which yields MAARRALHFVFKVGDRARTARFYRELLGMRVLRHEEFEEGCKATCNGPYDGKWSKTMVGYGPEDNHFVAELTYNYGVGEYRLGNDFLGITLVSSQAVSNAKKMGWPLKEITSGVFETEAPGGYKFYLEDKEKLKHDPVWKVTLGVSDLQKSVSYWSGLLGMKIYEKDEEKQRALLGYADNQCKLELQAVGGAVDHGTAFGRIAFSCAKDELPNIEALMKKENQKILTPLVSLDTPGKATVQVVILADPDGHEICFVGDEAFRELSKVDPNGDKLLDAAMAADNSDKWFAEHNMKKVSA from the exons atggccgCCCGCAGGGCGCTGCACTTCGTGTTCAAGGTGGGGGACAGGGCGCGCACGGCGCGGTTCTACCGGGAGCTGCTCGGCATGAGG GTGCTGCGGCACGAGGAGTTTGAGGAGGGCTGCAAGGCCACCTGCAACGG CCCTTATGATGGAAAATGGAGCAAGACCATGGTGGGCTATGGACCAGAGGACAATCACTTTGTGGCAGAGCTGACTTACAATTATGGGGTTGGAGAATATCGCCTGGGCAACGACTTCCTG GGCATCACTCTGGTGTccagccaggctgtgagcaATGCCAAGAAGATGGGGTGGCCCCTCAAAGAAATCACCTCTGGAGTCTTTGAAACTGAAGCCCCAGGAGGATACAAGTTCTACCTGGAAGACAAGGAAAAGCTCAAGCACG ATCCTGTGTGGAAGGTCACCCTGGGTGTCTCAGACCTGCAGAAGTCTGTGAGCTACTGGTCTGGTTTGCTTGGGATGAAAATATAtgagaaggatgaggagaagCAAAGAGCTTTGCTGGGCTATGCTGATAACCAG TgcaagctggagctgcaggcagtgggagGGGCAGTGGATCACGGGACAGCGTTTGGGCGCATCGCCTTCTCCTGTGCCAAGGACGAG CTGCCAAACATTGAAGCCCTGATGAAAAAGGAGAATCAGAAAATTTTGACGCCTCTGGTCAGTTTGGACACTCCTGGCAAAGCCACGGTGCAAGTGGTTATTCTGGCTGATCCT GATGGCCATGAAATCTGTTTTGTGGGAGATGAAGCGTTCAGAGAGCTGTCCAAGGTGGACCCTAATGGTGACAAGCTGTTGGATGCT GCCATGGCTGCAGATAACAGTGACAAGTGGTTTGCTGAGCACAACATGAAGAAGGTTTCAGCTTAG
- the MRM3 gene encoding rRNA methyltransferase 3, mitochondrial — MAALGRAWRALLRPRGARAGPGGRRGVRALRRSPVRVLQPQSPREPPQPPPPPAVERGAAAPGLWYEKAAPGDRRLGKVVTIAKSKKFRDNHGKVLLEGHRLIKDALEAGAVPQTLFFSTVGHLKLLPEAEIKRASLVKVKFEDIKTWSDLVTPQGLLGIFSKPDPAKMSYPAAQLANSLPLLLICDNIRDPGNLGTILRSAAGAGCQKVLLTKGCVDPWEPKVLRAGMGAHFRVPITCSLDWECVPTNLPAGTQVCVADNNAPAGTAASAAASPRAPVKPSPQAAPEHQHEEGAAATPELAAQHYYEDWARAPVAVVIGGETQGLSPAALQLAASTGGKRLLIPVVPGVDSLNSAIAAGIVLFEGKRQLLWRHKQEDDRQKLPVPG, encoded by the exons ATGGCGGCGCTGGGCCGCGCGTGGCGGGCGCTGCTGAGGCCccgcggggcgcgggcggggccgggcgggcggcgcggggtGCGGGCGCTGCGGCGGAGCCCCGTGCGGGTGCTGCAGCCGCAGAGCCCCCGGGAGCCCCCGcagccgcccccgccgccggccgTGGAGCGCGGCGCGGCCGCGCCGGGGCTGTGGTACGAGAAGGCGGCGCCCGGGGACCGCAGGCTGGG AAAAGTGGTGACTATTGCCAAGTCGAAGAAATTTCGGGATAATCACGGGAAGGTTCTGCTGGAGGGGCACAGGCTGATCAAGGATGCactggaggcaggagctgtgccacagACACTCTTCTTCAGCACCGTGGGGCACCTGAAGCTGCTGCCTGAGGCAGAGATAAAACGAGCCAGCTTGGTTAAGGTGAAATTTGAAGACATTAAGACCTGGTCTGATCTCGTAACTCCTCAGGGGCTTCTAG GCATCTTTTCCAAGCCTGACCCTGCCAAGATGTCCtaccctgcagctcagctcgCCAACTCCCTGCCACTGCTCCTCATCTGCGACAACATCCGAGATCCAGGGAACCTGGGGACTATTCTGAgatctgcagcaggagcaggctgtcAGAAAGTGCTGCTCACCAAAG GCTGTGTGGATCCCTGGGAGCCCAAGGTGCTCCGTGCAGGCATGGGGGCTCATTTCCGTGTGcccatcacctgcagcctggaCTGGGAGTGTGTTCCCACCAACCTCCCTGCTGGCACCCAGGTCTGCGTGGCCGACAACAACGCCCCGGCCGGCAcggctgcctctgctgctgccagccccagagctcctgtgaaACCCAGccctcaggctgctcctgagcaccagcatgaggagggagcagcagcaaccccagagctggctgcacagCATTACTATGAGGACTGGGCCCGGGCTCCAGTGGCCGTGGTGATCGGAGGGGAGACCCAGGGCCTGAGCCCGgctgcactgcagctggcagccagcaccGGGGGGAAGAGACTGCTCATTCCTGTGGTGCCAGGTGTGGACAGCTTGAACTCTGCTATTGCTGCTGGCATCGTGCTCTTTGAGGGcaagaggcagctgctgtggaggcACAAGCAGGAGGATGACAGGCAGAAGTTGCCTGTGCCAGGCTGA